One Acidobacteriota bacterium genomic window, AACAGATATTGGGATAGGGATTCGGGAGGGCCGTGTGACGGGCGATTTCCTGGGAACGCCGGGCTCCCCTTCGAGTTCCCTCAGGGCTGGCAGCCCGGCCACGCTGGAGCGTGGCGATCCCGGGGAGCCCGTCGAAGGCTGGACATTCCGCGACTCGATTCGCAGGAGCTACCGGACGCTGGCGGGACTACCCGTCGAGTACGATCTGCGTAGCTATCGCAGGCACCTCGCGCGCATCGACGCCGTCAACGTGGCGCGGCTGTCCGACGGCCAACTCCGCGCGCAGTTCGACGCCGCGAGGCGGCGGGCGCTCGATGGCGAGGACCTCGACGACCTGCTGGCCGAGGTCTACGCGCTGACACGGGAAGTGTGCGCGCGCGTGCTGGGCCTGCGCCCCTTCGACGTCCAGATGATGGCCGCGATCGCCCTCCACCAGGGCAAGCTCGCGCAACTGGCAACCGGCGAGGGCAAGACGCTCGTCGCCGTTCTGCCCGTTGCGCTCAACGCCCTCACGGGACGCGGCGTGTATGTCCTCACCGCCAATGACTACCTCGCGCGCCGCGACGCGGCGTGGATGGGCGGCGCATACCGCTTCCTGGGACTGTCGGCTGCCTCGGTGGCACAGGGGCTGAGTCGAGAGGAACGCCGGGAGGCCTACGCGGCCGACATCACCTACGTGACGGCCAAGGAAGCCGGCTTCGACTTCCTCCGCGATCACACCGTCACGGACCCGGCACACCTGGTGCAACGCCCCTTCCACTACGTCATCGTCGACGAGGCGGACTTCATTCTGGTAGATGAGGCCAGGGTCCCGCTCGTCATTGCCGGTGAAACGGCATCTCCCGACATCAACCACCGGATGATCGCGGGGGTCGTCGGCCAACTGCGAGCGGGAGTGGACTACCGGACCGATGAGCACGAGCGGAACGTGGCCATCACGGACGCCGGCTTCCGGCGCATCCAGAAGTTGCTGACATGCGGACCGTTGCACGCGCCGAAGCAACACCTCCTCCTCGCCGCGATTCACGTGGCCCTCCACGCGGAGGTCCTGCTCCATCGCGACCGCGACTACATCGTCCGGGATGGGCGAATCGAATTGGTGGACGAGTTCACCGGTCGGGTGGCGGACAACCGGCGCTGGCCTCACGGCATCCAACCGGCCGTCGAGGCCAAGGAGAGTGTGGAGGTCCGCATCGAGGGCAAGGTGCTCGGTTCGATGCCCATCCAGCACTTCGTCAGATTGTGGCCGAAGATCGCCGGCATGACCGCCACCGCCGTCCCATCCGCCGTCGAGTTCAAGGAGTTCTACGAATTGACGACGGTGGTGTTTCCACCGAACCGTCCGTGCAGACGCGTCGACGAACCGGATGTGGTGTTCTCGCACGGCCAGGCAAAAATGGCCGCGCTCGCCGACGAGATCGCGCGCGTCCACGCCACCGGCCGTCCCGTGCTGGTCGGCACGGCAAGCGTCTCGGAGTCGGAGGAACTCGGCCGCTCGCTGCGCGGACGGCGGATCAAGTGCCGCGTGCTCAATGCCCGGCACGACGCTCGCGAAGCGCTGATTGTCGGCCGCGCTGGCATGCCCGGCGCAGTCACCATCTCCACCAACATGGCCGGACGCGGCACCGACATCGTCCTCGGTGGCGGTGATGCGCAACTGCGCGACCAGGTGGCGGCGCTTGGCGGTCTGTACGTGATCGGCACGAACCGTCACGAGAGCCGTCGCATCGACGACCAGCTAAGGGGACGTGCCGGGCGCCAAGGCGACCCGGGCAGTTCCCGGTTCTTCATCAGCCTCGAAGACGACCTGATGCGCCGCTACGGCGTCGTGTCGCTCATTCCGCCGCGGCACCGGCCCCTGCGCCAGGACCGGCCCGTCACTGACCCCATCGTCAGGCGCGAAATCAGTCGAGCGCAGCGCATTATCGAGGGGCAGAATTTCGAGATCCGTCGCACGTTGTGGCGCTACTCGGCGATGGTGGAGGAGCAACGCGCACAGATGTGCGAGCGGCGGGAGGAATGGCTGCACGACGCCATCGAGCCGAGGGCATGCGTCGAAGGAGCACCCGAACACTACGCCACACTGCAGCGCGCGGTCG contains:
- the secA2 gene encoding accessory Sec system translocase SecA2; translation: MTGDFLGTPGSPSSSLRAGSPATLERGDPGEPVEGWTFRDSIRRSYRTLAGLPVEYDLRSYRRHLARIDAVNVARLSDGQLRAQFDAARRRALDGEDLDDLLAEVYALTREVCARVLGLRPFDVQMMAAIALHQGKLAQLATGEGKTLVAVLPVALNALTGRGVYVLTANDYLARRDAAWMGGAYRFLGLSAASVAQGLSREERREAYAADITYVTAKEAGFDFLRDHTVTDPAHLVQRPFHYVIVDEADFILVDEARVPLVIAGETASPDINHRMIAGVVGQLRAGVDYRTDEHERNVAITDAGFRRIQKLLTCGPLHAPKQHLLLAAIHVALHAEVLLHRDRDYIVRDGRIELVDEFTGRVADNRRWPHGIQPAVEAKESVEVRIEGKVLGSMPIQHFVRLWPKIAGMTATAVPSAVEFKEFYELTTVVFPPNRPCRRVDEPDVVFSHGQAKMAALADEIARVHATGRPVLVGTASVSESEELGRSLRGRRIKCRVLNARHDAREALIVGRAGMPGAVTISTNMAGRGTDIVLGGGDAQLRDQVAALGGLYVIGTNRHESRRIDDQLRGRAGRQGDPGSSRFFISLEDDLMRRYGVVSLIPPRHRPLRQDRPVTDPIVRREISRAQRIIEGQNFEIRRTLWRYSAMVEEQRAQMCERREEWLHDAIEPRACVEGAPEHYATLQRAVGATQLRRVENRLTLILLDRRWSAHLGLIEDIREGIHLQRYGGRDPLTEFQRQIIDAYAAMMEGLRDEVVETFRRLSAEHGTIDLDRAGLRGPTSTWTYLINDNPFSSFGLSLIAPGNFGMSVATSFLALIYWPFTIVAVTVLFVRRRLGRRK